The Bombina bombina isolate aBomBom1 chromosome 12, aBomBom1.pri, whole genome shotgun sequence sequence caggtaacaagtgataatatacttaaacaataagagaacccaactaacaatgctgttggataaaaacatgattgctgcacagatatatggatttaacatatataggtggcatataaatcccaacaaaattaatatttaatgaaaatataccatatatgtggcagctagtttacattcaattgaatcaacaagtatatatatatatataagtgaataaatctatacagacagattacaatatacaaaaataaaccatgtaAAGACTATATTGGTTCGCTGAAGCAATTTGGAAAATCACATACTTGTGATCATgcatacaatattaatacataagcctaaaacaattttaaatggctACTGTATATATGGGTTTTTGGAAAAACACCTCTGTTTCatacaatttttgtatatattaatgatagtctcaaatatatttaaatctgttgttaataacaatgttaataataattgagCACAAAAAGGCAAATGAATTTAAGAAGATTGTGTTATAGAAGTACAAATACTCCTATTGGTGATGtgaacacatacaggagaaataaTAATTTGGTGCTTGGTGAATATCATTGATTCAAAACGATTAATTACAAGGTGAACCTTGTGTTCttagaaaatatgttttaacagCACCAATTCTCCTGTTAATGTAAACACCAACAGACACTAATtgcttattaaagaaattattcaaaTTTGGATATGAGTTACTCAAAAGTGTGCTCAGGGGAAAACTTTGTAATTGGTTTAATATAAATGGAATAGTGGGGTGGGGGTTTAGTACATTATGTTATGGGCATATATAAACCCCTCACAAAATGAATACTATTTGTGGTTGTCCTAAGCAAATTATCAGATTGATACATGATCATATAATGTctggtgaattattcccaaaaatttataatgtcattgatggaattatatccatcagggatacgcgattttaaagtgaagatccaaaaagcttcttttttcAAGAGAGCCTTGTTTCGATCGCCACCTCTATTTTGTGCCTGTATGTGGTCAATGACCATCCATCTAAAGGTTGTGTTACTGCTAGCATGTATCTGAATGAAATGCTTAGCCATATCAGATACAGGATCTGATCGTTTAATATCCGATAGATGTTGACGGATGCGTTCTCTAACCTCCCTTGAAgtgcatcccacatattgttttggggtgcatgtgcaccaaatcacATATACTGCAAATTTTGTGCGACAATTCACGCAACCTTTTACTGCATATGTCTTATTTGTGGTGGCGGAGGAAAAGACATTGCCTCTTTGAATAAAGCTGCAAGGGATGCATGCATTGTAACCACACTTGTACATGCCCCTAGTTTGCAGCCACGAGCTTGTTGTGGTTTTATCCTTAGGTAAAGCACTGGGGGAAATAATATTTCCTATAGTGCAAcctttcctgtaggaaaacctacatcctTTGTCGATGAAAGGAACCAATCCCTCATCTGCCTTAAGCATAGGTAAATGTTTACGAATGATCTTACAGATGTTATCATAGTCAGATGAATATTGAGTAACAAAGGTAACCCGATCACTAGTGGGATTGGTCCTTTTGGGTTTATTTGTCAACAAAGTTTTCCTGTCCAAACTATCCacttcattttttgccttttgaatGGCCTCATGTTTGGCCACATTGACGACAAAACTTTTGATTTTTTGTCCGTTGACAATCCCATTACCCCTATTATACATGTTttgcccaaggtgcacaaaagcacTGTGAATGTAAAAGGTAGACCGATTGTGTCTGGTATTGGTTCGCTTTGCGAACCACTATCGGAATGGCTGGACAGCATATTGCAGCCACTTGTTGTTTCCTTACCAAGCTTTttgaaagataccaaacatgtgctTCAAATTTTTGATGGCTTTATATGGCAAGAAGAATTTTCTTGGCTAACAGTAGACGTTGTAGCtttatactcatctatcccccaTACTATGGGGATCCTTGCTGTTAAATTCTAtttggaaaataaaacaaattatactaaagaatttattcaatttatcttggatgtgttgcaatttttattaacacataattattttaaatttgatgattccttttatctccagttgcaaggaacagcaatgggggcgaaatttgcgccctcatatgcaaatttagtAATGGGTTGGTTCGAACTTAGCATGATATATGGGGAACAGAATCCTTTCCTTCGGTATATCAAAAGCTACAATCGCTTTATAGACGATCTACTGTTGATCTGGATTGGTCAGCCCACACTCATTGAAGAGTTCATTGgatatctaaatgaaaatgaatggggtctcaaattcacttttgaaacaaacaaaacatctataaATTTTCTAGATGTTCAGCTAAGCAATCCGGTCGGTACTAACaatgtaaaaacacaaatttttagaaagcctatatcaggcaatacactcctACATGGTAGAAGCAACCACCCACTAAATGTTCCCTAtgccatagcaaagggacagtatattagaataaaaaggaattgttctgacAAACAAGATTGTGCTATACAAAGTGAAGACCTTACTCACAGACTCAGGAGTAGAGGTTACCAAAACACAGCCattcaaaaggcaaaaaatgaagtGGATAGTTTGGACAGGAAAACTTTGTTGACAAATAAACCCAAAAGGACCAATCCCACTAGTGATCGGGTTACCTTTGTTACTCAATATTCATCTGACTATGATAACATCTGTAAGATCATTCGTAAACATTTACCTATGCTTAAGGCAGATGAGGGATTGGTTCCTTTCATCGACAAaggatgtaggttttcctacaggaaaggTTGCACTATAGGAAATATTATTTCCCCCAGTGCTTTACCTAAGGATAAAACCACAACAAGCTCGTGGCTGCAAACTAGGGGCATGTACAAGTGTGGTTACAATGCATGCATCCCTTGCAGCTTTATTCAAAGAGGCAATGTCTTTTCCTCCGCCACCACAAATAAGACATATGCAGTAAAAGGTTGCGTGAATTGTCGCACAAAATTTGCAGTATATgtgatttggtgcacatgcaccccaaaacaatatgtgggatgcacTTCAAGGGAGGTTAGAGAACGCATCCGTCAACATCTATCGGATATTAAACGATCAGATCCTGTATCTGATATGGCTAAGCATTTCATTCAGATACATGCTAGCAGTAACACAACCTTTAGATGGATGGTCATTGACCACATACAGGCACAAAATAGAGGTGGCGATCGAAACAAGGCTCTCTTgaaaaaagaagctttttggatcttcactttaaaatcgcgtatccctgatggatataattccatcaatgacattataaatttttgggaataattcaccagacattatatgatcatgtatcaatctgataatttgtttaggaCAACCACAAATAGTATTCATTTTGTGAGGGGTTTATATATGCCCATAACATAATGTACTAAACCCCCACCCCACTATTCCATTTATATTAAACCAATTACAAAGTTTTCCCCTGAGCACACTTTTGAGTAACTCATATCCAAAtttgaataatttctttaataagcaATTAGTGTCTGTTGGTGTTTACATTAACAGGAGAATTGGTGctgttaaaacatattttctaaGAACACAAGGTTCACCTTGTAATTAATCGTTTTGAATCAATGATATTCACCAAGCACCAAATTAttatttctcctgtatgtgttcaCATCACCAATAGGAGTATTTGTACTTCTATAACACAATCTTCTTAAATTCATTTGCCTTTTTGTGctcaattattattaacattgttattaacaacagatttaaatatatttgagactatcattaatatatacaaaaattgtatGAAACAGAGGTGTTTTTCCAAAAACCCATATATACAGTagccatttaaaattgttttaggcttatgtattaatattgtatgcATGATCACAAGTATGTGATTTTCCAAATTGCTTCAGCGAACCAATATAGTCTTtacatggtttatttttgtatattgtaatctgtctgtatagatttattcacttatatatatatacttgttgattcaattgaatgtaaactagctgccacatatatggtatattttcattaaatattaattttgttgggatttatatgccacctatatatgttaaatccatatatctgtgcagcaatcatgtttttatccaacagcattgttagttgggttctcttattgtttaagtatattatcacttgttacctgttagcaattaatgacaaccaatagttactcactactgcttttaaatactggcggttttcactaagaaaattatgtctatgagtaaggccgtgtgccgaaacatgttagacttttttcgtttgagtactgtcaatttttaacattgaccaataaattggacgttttaatttaactcaagaccgtatccggctttttttctctttttgtatctgTTTCGTTAACCCTTGCAAAAGCCAGGTCTTGTAGCGAACTTTCTGATTCCTGGTAAATATCAGGGATATTTCCATTTGTTCCCCGGACTGGGATTTTCGAAGTTGCCCtagaaggattggccgagcggtggagctacgtcaCAGACGAGCACGGATTGGCTGGTATCGACTAAGGGGCGTGACAGGAAGTGCAGCCACGCCAGAGAGCGGACGCAAGGAGTGGATATTGCAAGAATTcaccggtcttccagaggtgcagtggtggccgtgccgtatggtaaagttaccggagaatcataagttaaaccctccattcatttatctgctgtaaagaatcctgtgaatccttacccctgttgatccacgatgtctttccatttccccaccgagctcaggcatacttcattgaggtcttcagagtgactgtttgtcacggcaggaaaccacaattcagccttgatgtttttctctgtgttttctatatatatatatatatatatatatatatattgttcgtatatggttgttcgttcctgtgagtgtgcttctctctgtatgtatttagtctccccaagagaaaaaaggggcaaccagtcgtggactccttgctcagtgagctttagggatgcaccgaaatttcggccaccgaaaatttcggccgaaaatgggcctttcccatttcggccgaaagaggggaaaaccggccgaaaattgcatgttctatttgaaattaaattgacccctatgcaccACAAAATCAACCCCTGGCAGCCAGATTTGTATCCCTCTAAGTGTCCTCCCCCCGTGCCTCACGGACCGCAACAAGTAGTTAGAAGACGCATctaaatttagccccgtgtggctgggtaatttctaggccatattcaactttaactacatgccccagaatgcctcgcgggtagagggggtgcggcactgtaGGCTGTGTTCACTTACAACTTGAAGCAGCAGAGCGGCAGAGTGAGAGAGGGAACTTGCTGTGTCAAGTGaattttatgacacttgcctgcagagccatatagttatacttataacggatcctcctgtcagtgagtgtgtgaaaggctaacacgtatatttacccttatctggctccctgtctaactgtgactttatttgaaaaagcagctcattgagtcctgcacgatgagttgctttttcaaataaagtcacggttagacagggagccagataagggtaaaaatacgtgttagcctttcacacactcactgacaggaggatccgttacaagtaactatatggctctgcaggcaagtgtcataaatttcatctgacacggcaagtttactgtgtaaacagacagagcgggctgcagcgtggtttcaatacaagcagccgttacctcctcctcctgagtcctgcacaAGGAGCTGCTTTTAGAAATGTGTCACCGCTAGACAGGGAGACAGTCCAGATAAGAATTAATTATATGCAATATGTAGGGGCCGTTTGCATACTGACAGGAGAACTGTAATTGTTggggctacaatccacaagcactggtaatacgatctctTGCATTCCTCTGTGTCTCAGTACCATGCTTAACCCCAAGATGCCTGCtgtgtacctcaatgcagattattattatgtgtgtatatatatatatatatatatatatatatactgctcacctacctacatatgctaataatatatatatatatactgctcacctacctacatatgctaatatatatatatatatatatatactgctcacctacctacatatgctaatatatatatttatactgctcacctacctacatatgcttatatatatatatatatatatatatactgctcacctacctatatatgcttatatatgtaattactgctcacctacctacatatgctaatatatatatatatactgctcacctacctacatatgctaatatatatatttatactgctcacctacctacataattgcttatatatatatatatatatatatatatatatatattactgctcacctacctacatatgtgtgtgtgtgtatatatatatatatatatatatatatatatatatatatatatatatatgtgtgtgtgtgtgtttatgtatgtatatatatatatatatatatataaaatgtgtgtgtgtgtatatatatatatatatatatatatatataatataaatatatatatattatataatatatatatatatatatatatatatatatatataataaaatgtcttatattaataataaaattatagaaaaaaaaacttttaaaatcatttgggggaaaaagtaattttcggtttcggttttcggccaagggcatcctgaattttcggtttcggtttcggtctagaattttcatttcggtgcatccctagtgagcttagaggaatatggctacacctcactgacgaggcccaatacaatcgtctggggttgctgtcctccttgttcagagagcaattgcctagtatttcggcgctggactgaccgtaatagttctactctgtgaaaagcattactgggctagaaAAAAGCtgaacccaggtggtaaatcgcaatttaacaggctaacaatggtattgagctgccTGCACTATCATTAGCGCTCTACTCGTAATGTAGCCCAAAATAGAGAAATTGTTACAGCACAATTCACCATGCTGCTCAGTGTTAAAACCTGTTTTTCAGGTGCATGTAACTTTTGATTGAATGATCAAATGTATTTTAGGGGCGCACCCAGTTATTGGAAATACTTACAATTGCTTAAATAGTTTGCTGTTATTAACTGTAGACATAAATGTACATTTCCTTATCTCTTAATATTGAAAAAAATCAACCAAAACCTAGAACAAAAAAACAAGATTTTATTCTCtagtaggtgtttttttttatttggtgaaaACAGGAGCAGAGGTTACTGAGATATCAAGGTTTAAAAATACAAGTAGAGACATGCTCAGTACCAACATTTGGCAGCAGGGGATTATGGGAGTGTAGACTCAGAAATTGGACTTAAAGGTGCTGTATCTGAGAGGATTATTTGCAGCAGTGTCCTGTTACCTGTAAAATGCATATATAACAAGTGGAGGTGAGATTTTACACATGGttcatacacagtacacacataaatacaatgtgaatttaaagggatattaaatccaaatattttctttcatgattcagacagagcaggcaattttaaagggacagtctagtccaaaataaactttcatgattcagatagagcatgtaattttaaacaattttccaatttacttttatcaccaattttgctttgttctcttggtattcttagttgaaaacttaacctaggaggttcatgtgctaatttcttagacgttgaagcccacctctttcagattgcattttaacagtttttcaccactagagggtgttagttcacgtatttcatatagataacactgtgctcgtgcacgagaagttatctgggagcaggcactgattggctagactgcaagtctgtcaaaagaactaaaaaaagggtcactttgcagaggcttagatacaagataatcacagaggttaaaagtatattattataactgtgttagttatgcaaaactgggatatgggtaataaagggattatctatcttttaaaacaataaaaattctggtgtagactgtccctttaagcaactttctaatttactcatgttGTCAATTTTTAtctgttctcttgttttctttacatttagccaacaatcagcaagcgctacccaggtgctgaacaaaaagtaggccggcttcttagcttacatccctgcttttcaaataaagatacaatgagaacgaaggaaatttgataatagaagtaaatttgaaagttacttaaaattgcaatgTGACGGATACCgcctacccagactgggtagctcttccAAAAGGTTCCTGCTTCCTCCCTTGAACCTGCAGCTGTATAGATGGAAAGTAATTATAgtcagagcccacccaaataaccataaAAGACCAGTAtttaggtgaaacaagaactgctttattgtgGAACACACTCTGCTTATACTCACAAAAGGGTCTTATCTCACAcctagatctcccgccattcccgcccctccagaaagTCTGGCGCATCCATTGGAGCCACAGTCCCATAAAGTCCCCACAGTACCTAGGtcacggtttcggggtgatcctggaCACTaccagggtgtcattggaaagctcTCGCTCCCCAGATGCCCAGTACTAGGGACCagagttacagcctggtaaagatatggaggtgggggtgtccaaaacccccagttcccaaggcaatcaccccacctctggtcctccctaggggctaccaatccccaaaagagctctggggcaaggggccgctggtagcgacctggggtaaaggttagcgGGTATCCGGTGTGGCCGgccagcagttccaggagcccagccagccgagAAGGGATTATGCGGTCAGGGATAGCATAAGTCTGGGAGATCCCGTgagccatgaaagggccaaatctGGTGTGATAAGTGGAGAGCCAGGTAGTAGAGGGGTGGGTGTAGCCTTggcagtctggtatccgtgacatgcttgctctatctgaatcataaaataaaaaaattgagtttcatatccatttaatagaaaaaaaaaatatatataaccaaaGCAGGCATACGTTGTAGAAATCACAAAAACGTACATAATACCAGagtttaaaattacaataaaacaaaaaagaaattaatttggtatcctttgttaaaaagtaaacttaGGTCGGCTCAtatgaactcaggagtgtgcatgcagcagtgtttgcaacaatgtataacattgcaataaatattgttgcaaaacactgctgccctagagtgttacagacacatgcacgctcctgagcctctgttatcctacctagatttacttttcaacaaaggatgccaagagagtgaagcaaaattgataatagaagtaaatttgaaatttgacaAATGAGAAGAAGAAAAAGCATGGCTATTCTTTCAAATTTAGACTAAGGAAATACCAAGATTTGAGCTATTTAAAAAATACAGGAGAGAAAAACGGTGTGAATATATAAGGTATGAAACTTTCTCAGTGTatggtagacatgtgcaattcgattcggtccgaattgaaattcggacgaatttgtcgaattcggagattcggatcgattcgaatttccgaattgcggtagtgccgaatctaccgaataaatccgaatcgattcgaattttttcggtagattcggatggattcggatggccgtgtattacactagtattgtacagtatactagtgtaatacacagcacatcccacttaacactgaccgaaattctgaatcgattcaaaccgaatcgaaccgaatttcccacgaatccgaaagaatccgaatgaatccgaaacgaattcattcgatttcttccgaattcgaatcggtcCAAactgaaattcgaatcggtccgaatcgatccaaaccgaattttTCGCAGCTGCCTAAGTCTAGTGTATGGGCTCCTATGAGCGGCAAATGGCCTTTGAGTGCGAAATGGTCAGCTACTCAATATTACAAGTTGCACGATATGGTACGGCTTTTACgtgattgttatattaatatactttataacatttgaacctctatatttctgcctgtttctaagccaccacagacagcttcttgtcacatgcttttgtattagcttttcacaacaggagactgctagttcatgtgggccatttagGCAACATTGTGCacatgggttgtgcacaacacagcactaagtggctaaaatgcaagtcaatagataataaataaaacgtcatgtgatcagggggttgtcagaagaggattagacaaggtaatcacaggggtaaaaagtatattaatataaccatgttgactgtgcaaaagtggggaatgggtaataaacagattatctatctttttaaacattaacaattttggagttgactgtccctttacgtacATAAAAACATTGGTTTATATAcgcatctttgggagtgctgttaATGTTACCAAGTAGTTACACAAATCTGGGTATTGGCAtacatccatttgcaaataaacaacacattgttaaatgttgtaaaaattgcctgcaaaaatatCTATTCTTTTAAggaaaattgggatcttagtcacacaatatggccatattctgcttagccagtcactaacttacaaggtgtcccaatattgactggtcctttgccttaaagggacagtcaagtccaaaaaaacctttcatgttttaaatactgaatgtaattttaaacaacttcccaatttacttttatcaccaattttgctttgttctcttggtattcttagttgaaagctaaacttaggagcttcatatgctaatttcttaaatcttgaagactgcctctaatctgaatgcattttgaccactagagggcataagttcatgtttcatatagataaccttgagctcatgcacgtgaagtgacctaggagtgagcactgattggctaaaatgcaagtctgtcaaaagaactgaaataagggggcagtcagcag is a genomic window containing:
- the LOC128643076 gene encoding uncharacterized protein LOC128643076 is translated as MLCNVFSAQHISLLSAALAIWLGVLRYLPLLPHRIHPPQGEESAVLVFPAPFTGCPSQTSSTVLNWELLNRASMSRIPDCQGYTHPSTTWLSTYHTRFGPFMAHGISQTYAIPDRIIPSRLAGLLELLAGHTGYPLTFTPGRYQRPLAPELFWGLVAPREDQRWGDCLGNWGFWTPPPPYLYQAVTLVPSTGHLGSESFPMTPW